The sequence below is a genomic window from Oreochromis niloticus isolate F11D_XX linkage group LG3, O_niloticus_UMD_NMBU, whole genome shotgun sequence.
CAGGCGTGTTTGTGGAGAAACCCGATGCCATACAAATCAATGTGAGAATAGGTCCGCGTGTCTTCCGTGCAAACACGTACACGTCAGGGACGATTGCCCTTTCTCTCAGTTCCCGTTGGCTGTGTCCAACAAACCTAGTCAACCATCCGATACACTCGTCGCGCAAATAGCCGTTGGTGTATTCCCTTAACACGGTCACACCGTTCCATTTGTCCGCGATGGGTTTCGCCGCTTCGGTCGCAGCTGACCACCCCAGCGTGACATAATCAAAAGACATTAAATCGTCACCATCGTAAGCGTACTTATCCGCCCCGCGGACAAACCGCAGCCTCTCCTCGGAGGGGTTCGTTTCCCCATAACATCCGTGTAACCACTGTAGAACATGTACATCCCCATCGGACGCCGAGTGTCCCATCCGAGTCATCACGACATCTAGGTTAACGCCAAACCATTGCTGCTTGCTGAGTCGACTCTGCGTGCCCTTATCCAAGTATTCAGTGGTTAAGTGTTGTCTAGCCCAGTTTGTTGTGGGGGTTTTCCGTGGGTTGTCGGTGTCAAAACGGTCAAAGGGTTTACCGTCCAGTAGACCTATTGCTGTAAACTTGTGCACACCCGGCAAGCCGAGGTCTGCGGACAGCGCTGTATAAATGTAGATCAGCGAATGAGTTGCCGAATTCACCGTCAGCATACGCGTGACAAAGTACAAAGACACATACCGCGCGTCCATCGTAAGAGCTACCTCAATTGTGTGCGGTGTGCAAATGCAAGTGATCACAAACTCTCCCAGTGTTCGGGCAAATAAACTCGCCAACGTTTCCGCCGTCTCACAACAAAGCTCCCTGTACGGCCGACAATCCCACCCCCGGCTGCCCTGTTCCACATCGACCGCATGTACCCAGCTAAGACCTAGCCATCCCCACGTGTGTGTCGGTCTTTGCGAGAAACGAACGCTGTAACCGAGAGGTCTCTCACTTGTAGTTGTGCAATGTGTGTGATTTTATATATACAAGTACAGCACGGTAAACGCAGAAGCGGGGTGTGCGTGTTTCGCCGCAATGGAGTAAGTCAGTGTTTGTGGTGTTGGAAGAGCGGACGACTAGACTGAAATGAGAGTCCCACACACGACAACAACACGTAACGTTTCACGTAGGTTTATTATTACAAGCAGTATGATAACAAACCGACACAATACAATACAGTGCATACTTTGGCCCCCCGTTCTACTGTTCGGGGTACCACAGCCTAATCGTCGATGCCTTTCGCttctcatcatcatcgtcgttgGTGTGACACCACAGAAGACACTCTCCTTCGTGACGTTCGGTCCGATAAACCTCGCCCATACGCGGCATCGCGGTCATCCGATCGTCAACCACTCGTCCAAAGTCACCTCGCTCGCCCTCGATGGAGACACACAGCAGTTTATCCCGTCGGTTTTCGTATTCGTGTTCCCCATACATGATGTCGGCTTTACGCGTATCCCCCGGCCGCCCAGGTTGCTTGACAACCCATTGCCATTCAAAGTATGTCTTGTAAGCAAGCCACAGCTTCCTCGACAGGACCTCCGCGTCCGCCACCGTCTTGCCCTCGCCATCTAGCAGCAGGGTCATACCCCATCCCACGCCAGTCACCCGATCCACGTGCACGTACCAACGAGCCCATCCGGCCATGAACGACTCCAGTTTACAATGAAACCAAAAGTCCACCATGTTAAAGCCGTCTAAGCACATGTCACTCATGTCTTCCAGGTCCGTGAGGGCTATGTGACAGGGTGCCATCACAGCCAACTCATCCGGGCATTTGATCCTGTCCAACGTGTTAGCAGATAACATGTGTGTTTTCATGATGTCTTCAGCCCAAGGGCGGCACAGGAACCACACGCGGCGTATCTCGCTGTCCGGGAGCTCCGTCCTTGGGTGCACCAAACGTATGCTGTAGACCTGCGACATGACAGCATTTGTGTCTCCGTTACACACGGCCGCTGTCAACCCTTCGACTCAAAGCGTCTGATGGCATTTGTGGATCCGTCCAGGTTATATACCGTTCTCAGTAGGGGTGAAACAGCGGAGAATAACCAAGGCAGCCACCGACCGGTGGATATTTGCTACGTGTGCTGTTGTACTGTGTGCTTCCATTTTGCAATACACCCCGAGTCAAGAACTTATACAACGTTTTCATGTCAAGCGTTTTCACATTCTTTGCAATGTAATTTCACGACGATGAAGAATAAAGAGCGCCGGATGTGAAAATGCGGTTCTGTCTCGTGTGAGTTTGTTTGTGTCACAAGTGAATTTGTCTGTCGACCGAGCACCCCATCGAGAAATGTGCACAACATCAGTGTTATGGTCGTCTCCCAGTACCCCCCGATCTGATCCCAACAGTGCCAAGCAGAGAACAAAACAGGGCACCCAGACACTCTCAAGTAACTCCAGACACTCTCAGGTAAATCCAGGCACTCTAAGGCAACTCCAGACACTCTCAGGAAACTCCAGACACTCTCAGGCAACTCCACACACTGTCAGGAAACTCCAGGTACCCTCAGGCAACTCCAGACACTCTCAGGCAACTCCAGACACTCTCAGGCAACTCCAGACACTCTCAGGCAACTCCAGACACTCTCAGGCAACTCCAGGTACCCCCGCGAGCCGCACCTTTCCGCCGGCAGCCGCGATCCGCCTAGCTGAAATCACTGCATTTTCGCGCAGGCTCTATGGAGCTCGGCCAGCGGAGGCCGCTGTTAACCCTGATGCTCCCCGGCGGGGTCGGTCGGTCTGTCGGCCAGGGGACGCGGGTCCCCCCGCGGAGTTAGCAAGGGGGTTTGGGGTCTCACGatccccccaccaccaccaccaccaccattctCGATGGAAGGATAGAGTGAgtacggtgtgtgtgtgtgtgtgtgtgtgtgtgtgcgtgtgtgtgtgtgcgtgtgtctcgAGGAACACCCTAGCGAAAGCAGAGCGAGTCTCGCGGCGAGATGATAAGAAAGCGGATGGTGGGTACTAAGCGTGTTGGTGTTTGGTTACGGAGGCGAGGGCGACGCCGACGACGACAACAAGGGGGTCTCGTTAGACGCAGGCAATGTCACGCACTAGACCGTGGGAGCGAAAGAGCGCTAAGCTCGGCGGTACACGCGTAGCGCTTTCGCCGTCGGTGTCACGGTGCTCGTCCTCCTCACCATCACCATCAATATCGCCGACGTTTTGGCCTACGCGGGGTCGGCTCCGGTGTCTGGGTTGTTGCGACCGGCCACGTTTCGCTATCGAGGGCTAGGGGTCGAGGAAGACCAAGAGCAGCGGCGGcgacgacaacaacaacaggagaactcggaggaggaggaggaggaggaggaggaggaggaggatcagGAGGAAGAGACCGAGAAAGAAGAGCAAGAGGCCGAGGGGGATAACGACCGGACAGCCCGAACGCTCGCAGACGAGGAGCGGTACTCGGAGGATCGGGAGGACGAAAACGATGGGGTGGCGGATCCCCATAGGTCCTACGCGGAAGAGGCTCACAACTACGAAACGGCGTTGCAACTCTGCCAGGACGGCGGCTCGCAAGGCGAGTCGAACCGccgagagggagaggaagaagcaGGCGCTGAACCGGGGCGGGGGACTTGGGAGATTTGGCAAGAGGACGACGCCGGCCGTGCTGCAGGTGGCGTTCATGATCCTGGGCGCGATCGCGGCCACGGCGCTGTCGGTGAAACTCGCGACGCAGATGTAGCCGACGATTACGACGATTACGacgaagaagaagacgaagaagacgacgacgacgacgacgaaGACTATGAAGAAGACGACAAAGACTATGAAGACAAAGACtatgaagaagaagcagaagaagcagaagaagaagaagaagaagaagaagaagaattagaAGAAGAATTAGAAGAAGACGACGACGACGACCTCGAGCCTCGAGGACGAGGCCCCACCGAAGAGGCCCTTGCGGCTGCGCGCGACGAGGCCTCCGCGTTCATGGCCTACTTCCCGCCGGAGATAGAGGACTCGGTGATCGCCATGACCAACCTGGAAGCGGACAGGCGCAGGCCCGCCATCGACGGGTGGAAGCCCATGGGCCCCGTCGAGTTCCGGGCCTACGTGGGGCTGCTCGTGCTCGCCGGCGTGTACAGGTCCCGGGGAGAGGCCTGCGAGAGCCTGTGGGACGCCGAGAGCGGCAGGTCCGTGTTCAGGGCCGCGATGCCGCTCAAGACCTTTCGAGCCTACTCGAGCGCGCTGCGCTTCGACGACAGAGAGGCCAGACGAGCCGTGCGAGGCGAGGGCTGCGGCGGCGGCCACGGCTACGACAAACTGGCCCCCATCAGAGCCGTGTGGGACGAGTGGTGCGCGAGGCTGCCCGCCATGTACCGACCGGGACCGGAGGTCACCGTCGACGAGAGACTGGTGCCGTTCAGAGGTACGTACGTGGtggatgttgtgtgtgtgtgtgtctgtgtgcgtgacTGGGGGacgagaggaggaagaggagcgggGAACGGCGACAACGCTAGCTTTCTGGGCATTGTTGTCGTCGTGTTCCGCGTGTGTGCTTTTACACGACTCTTTCTATCTTCCACGCTTGCAAGCGCGTTCTCTGTCAAACTCACGTGTCTTCTTCTTGCGTTTCTACCCCGGGAACGGCAAAAACACGCTAGCTCGCTTTGTTGTATATTCGTGTCGGGTTCTGCGTTTGTGCTTTCGCGTGACTCTTTATATCTTCCACGCTTGCAAGCGCGTTCTCTGTCAAACTCACGTCTCTTCTTCTTGCGTTTCTACCCCGGGAACGGCGAAAACACGCTAGCTCGCTTTGTTGTACATTCGTGTCGGGTTCTGCGTTTGTGCTTTTTACATGACTGTATATCTTCCACGCTTGCAAGCGCGTTCTCTGTCAAACTCACGTCTCTTCTTCTTGCGTTTCTACCCCGGGAACGGCGAAAACACGCTAGCTCGCTTTGTTGTATATTCGTG
It includes:
- the LOC112846215 gene encoding major histocompatibility complex class I-related gene protein-like, whose protein sequence is MDARYVSLYFVTRMLTVNSATHSLIYIYTALSADLGLPGVHKFTAIGLLDGKPFDRFDTDNPRKTPTTNWARQHLTTEYLDKGTQSRLSKQQWFGVNLDVVMTRMGHSASDGDVHVLQWLHGCYGETNPSEERLRFVRGADKYAYDGDDLMSFDYVTLGWSAATEAAKPIADKWNGVTVLREYTNGYLRDECIGWLTRFVGHSQRELRERAIVPDVYVFARKTRGPILTLICMASGFSTNTPAMTLMRNGRVLSTDDGLEVFDILPNNDDTFQRRIAVDILQSDKGNFTCNVLEENTGYHVIKHWRLEDRKTLRAVAWSNTDLLWALLLFSTMVFLCTAAFYPVVVVVCIIRKRRTGQIANQTDSCAQHHGLKDETSGV